One Streptomyces sp. V4I8 genomic window carries:
- a CDS encoding cation diffusion facilitator family transporter yields the protein MSASGGTKAIVAALAANLAIAAAKFVAFAFSGSSSMLAEGVHSLADSGNQALLLVGGKKAKREATPQHPFGYGRERYIYAFLVSIILFSVGGMFALYEGYEKIKHPHEIEHWYWPVGVLVFAIIAETFSFRTAIKESNVLRGRKSWKEFVRHAKAPELPVVLLEDLGALVGLVLALGGVSLALLTGDGVWDGIGTICIGILLVLIAVVLAIETKSLLLGESAGVEDVQKIEAAIVDGDVVTRIIHMRTLHLGPEELLVAAKIAVQHDDTATEIASAIDAAEARIREAVPIARVIYLEPDIYSEAEAAKGADREAAPGGPAAPHGTEH from the coding sequence TTCGCGTTCAGCGGCTCGTCGTCGATGCTCGCCGAGGGCGTGCACTCGCTCGCCGACTCCGGCAACCAGGCCCTGCTGCTGGTCGGCGGCAAGAAGGCCAAACGCGAGGCGACCCCGCAGCACCCCTTCGGCTACGGCCGCGAGCGCTACATCTACGCCTTCCTCGTCTCGATCATCCTGTTCTCCGTCGGCGGCATGTTCGCCCTCTACGAGGGCTACGAGAAGATCAAGCACCCGCACGAGATCGAGCACTGGTACTGGCCGGTCGGCGTCCTCGTGTTCGCGATCATCGCCGAGACCTTCTCCTTCCGTACGGCCATCAAGGAGTCCAACGTCCTCCGGGGCAGGAAGTCCTGGAAGGAGTTCGTCCGCCACGCCAAGGCCCCCGAACTGCCCGTCGTCCTCCTGGAGGACCTCGGCGCGCTGGTCGGTCTGGTCCTCGCCCTGGGCGGTGTCAGCCTGGCCCTGCTCACCGGCGACGGCGTCTGGGACGGCATCGGCACCATCTGCATCGGCATCCTGCTCGTCCTGATCGCCGTCGTCCTGGCCATCGAGACCAAGTCGCTGCTGCTCGGTGAGTCCGCGGGCGTCGAGGACGTCCAGAAGATCGAGGCCGCGATCGTCGACGGCGACGTCGTCACCCGCATCATCCACATGCGCACGCTCCACCTCGGTCCCGAGGAGCTCCTGGTCGCCGCCAAGATCGCCGTCCAGCACGACGACACGGCCACCGAGATCGCCTCCGCCATCGACGCCGCCGAGGCCCGCATCCGCGAGGCCGTCCCGATCGCCCGCGTGATCTACCTCGAACCCGACATCTACAGCGAGGCCGAGGCGGCGAAGGGCGCCGACCGCGAGGCGGCGCCCGGCGGACCGGCCGCGCCGCACGGCACCGAGCACTGA